In Oreochromis aureus strain Israel breed Guangdong linkage group 15, ZZ_aureus, whole genome shotgun sequence, a single genomic region encodes these proteins:
- the her6 gene encoding hairy-related 6, with the protein MPADMMEKTSSSPVAATPASMNTTPDKPKTASEHRKSSKPIMEKRRRARINESLGQLKTLILDALKKDSSRHSKLEKADILEMTVKHLRNLQRAQMTAALNTDPTVLGKYRAGFSECMNEVTRFLSTCEGVNTEVRTRLLGHLANCMTQINAMNYPSQHQHQHQLPSTAGPTHPSFGQSMVQIPSSSPQVLPMNPVSCKGGSSPASLPSDATKVYGGFQIVPATDGQFAFLIPNAAFAPNGPVIPVYANNVSTPVPVPAAVSPGAPSGNTDSVWRPW; encoded by the exons atgccTGCCGATATGATGGAAAAAACCTCCTCGTCTCCGGTTGCTGCAACCCCGGCAAGCATGAACACAACTCCCGATAAACCCAAGACAGCCTCTGAGCACAGAAAG TCGTCAAAGCCAATTAtggaaaagagaagaagagccAGAATCAACGAGAGCTTGGGGCAGCTGAAAACTCTCATCCTGGATGCTCTCAAAAAAGAT AGCTCCAGACACTCCAAACTGGAGAAGGCGGACATCCTGGAGATGACTGTGAAGCATCTCCGGAACCTCCAGAGGGCTCAAATGACCG CTGCTCTGAACACCGACCCCACTGTCTTGGGAAAATATCGTGCCGGATTCAGTGAATGCATGAATGAAGTGACCCGGTTCCTGTCCACCTGCGAAGGTGTCAACACCGAAGTCAGGACGCGACTCCTCGGCCATTTGGCCAACTGCATGACCCAGATCAATGCCATGAATTATCCCAGCCAGCATCAGCACCAACATCAGCTCCCTTCCACTGCCGGGCCAACACATCCCTCCTTCGGCCAGTCCATGGTGCAGATCCCCAGCTCGTCCCCACAGGTCCTGCCCATGAACCCAGTGTCCTGTAAAGGTGGCTCCTCACCGGCCAGTTTACCCTCAGACGCCACCAAAGTGTACGGCGGTTTCCAGATCGTGCCTGCCACAGACGGACAGTTTGCGTTCCTCATACCCAACGCGGCATTTGCGCCAAACGGCCCCGTTATTCCCGTGTACGCCAACAACGTCAGCACGCCCGTGCCCGTTCCGGCCGCGGTGTCTCCCGGAGCCCCGTCTGGCAACACAGATTCAGTGTGGCGACCTTGGTGA